In Lysobacter firmicutimachus, one genomic interval encodes:
- a CDS encoding glycoside hydrolase family 104 protein: MARLSAEQAGGQNVLAFLDMIAHAEGVERFSDHHGYDVMVGGGRFTSYSDHPRKMVWLPKYRINSTAAGRYQFLWKTWNSLRLRLKLPDFGPASQDRAAIELLRETGALADIKKGWISSAIRKSRKTWASLPDAGYGQRELPLETLLAVYQKAGGQLA, from the coding sequence CAGAACGTCCTGGCCTTTCTGGACATGATCGCCCATGCCGAAGGCGTGGAGCGGTTCAGCGACCACCACGGCTACGACGTCATGGTCGGCGGCGGGCGCTTCACGTCCTATAGCGACCATCCACGAAAGATGGTGTGGCTGCCGAAGTATCGGATCAACTCCACCGCCGCGGGGCGCTATCAGTTCCTATGGAAGACTTGGAATAGCCTGCGTCTCCGGCTGAAGCTGCCGGACTTCGGTCCGGCGTCGCAGGACCGCGCCGCGATCGAACTGCTGCGCGAGACCGGCGCGCTGGCCGACATCAAGAAGGGCTGGATCAGCTCGGCCATCCGCAAGTCGCGCAAGACCTGGGCCTCGTTGCCGGACGCCGGCTACGGCCAGCGCGAACTGCCGCTGGAGACGTTGCTGGCGGTCTATCAGAAGGCCGGAGGCCAGCTCGCGTGA